A DNA window from Melanotaenia boesemani isolate fMelBoe1 chromosome 6, fMelBoe1.pri, whole genome shotgun sequence contains the following coding sequences:
- the LOC121642317 gene encoding lysophosphatidylcholine acyltransferase 1, whose amino-acid sequence MRLPSSRHCAIEGDGKKMDQAPPVRNPFVHVLKFTPMEKVKIALMTVTLFPIRLLMAAFMMLLAWPFAFIASVGRSETTVEPQCLWRRLVDIILRLIMRVMWFAGGFHWMTVKGQRALPAEAPILSLAPHSSYFDAIPVTMTMSSIVMKAESKDIPLWGTLIKYIRPVFVSRSDQDSRKKTVEEIKRRAHSGGEWPQIMIFPEGTCTNRSCLITFKPGAFIPAVPVQPVVIRYPNKLDTITWTWQGPGAFEILWLTLCQLHNEFVIEFLPIYTPSEEEKKNPALFAINVRRVMAKALGVPITDYSFEDCQLAMAEGQLRLPVDTCLLEFAKLVRRLGLKPRNTEKVLQDYGNRARKLEGQKLSLEDFAHFLDVPVSDMLRDMFALFDEHEDNRMDIREYVIALSVVCKPAKTLETMKLAFKMFEAEEDGAITERELAVILKTALGVSHLNVSRLFTTIAADDTGKITFDKFRGFVEENPDFAEECLYTENVGLHSGPCHAHQTQPNPSALNLQGTATSKTANGICPDFSPRDQDGAPDALLKKHN is encoded by the exons ATTGCATTAATGACAGTCACTCTGTTCCCCATCCGTCTACTCATGGCTGCATTCATGATGCTACTGGCTTGGCCTTTCGCCTTCATCGCATCAGTAGGACGTTCCGAGACCACCGTCGAACCGCAGTGCCTGTGGAGAAG ACTGGTGGATATCATTCTGAGACTCATCATGCGGGTCATGTGGTTTGCTGGAGGTTTCCATTGGATGACTGTGAAAGGGCAAAGGGCATTGCCTGCAGAAGCACCCATCCTCAGCCTGGCACCCCACTCTTCTTACTTTGATGCCATCCCAGTCACAATGACAATGTCTTCAATTGTCATGAAGGCAGAGAGCAAGGACATACCTCTCTGGGGCA CTTTGATAAAGTACATCAGGCCAGTGTTTGTATCCCGATCTGACCAGGACTCGAGAAAGAAGACTGTAGAGGAGATCAAACGCAGAGCGCACTCTGGAGGAGAATGGCCTCAG ATAATGATTTTTCCAGAGGGAACATGCACCAATAGATCCTGCCTCATCACCTTTAAGCCAG GGGCCTTCATCCCAGCTGTCCCAGTGCAGCCCGTTGTGATTCGTTATCCTAATAAACTG GACACAATTACATGGACGTGGCAGGGGCCTGGAGC ATTTGAAATCTTGTGGCTGACACTCTGCCAACTACACAATGAATTTGTCATAGAA TTCCTTCCCATTTACACACCAtcagaagaggagaaaaagaatcCTGCACTATTTGCTATCAACGTGAGACGAGTAATGGCCAA AGCCCTGGGGGTTCCCATCACAGACTATTCGTTTGAAGACTGCCAGCTGGCCATGGCAGAGGGCCAGCTGAGACTGCCAGTCGACACCTGTCTGCTGGAGTTTGCCAAGCTCGTCAGGAGACTGGG GTTGAAACCCCGGAACACTGAGAAGGTTTTGCAGGACTACGGGAACAGAGCCAGGAAGCTGGAAGGACAAAAGCTGAGCTTGGAGGACTTTGCTCACTTCCTCGATGTGCCAGTTTCAGACATGCTGCGAGATATGTTTGCTCTTTTCGATGAG cacgAAGATAACAGGATGGATATAAGAGAATATGTGATAGCCTTATCTGTAGTATGCAAACCTGCCAAAACTCTGGAAACCATGAAATTAGCTTTCAAG atgTTTGAGGCAGAGGAGGACGGTGCCATCacagagagagagctggcagtaATACTAAAGACAGCTTTAGGAGTGAGTCACCTCAACGTGTCACGTCTGTTTACCACTATCGCCGCTGATGACACAGGGAAAATTACATTTG ACAAGTTCAGAGGCTTTGTGGAAGAAAACCCAGACTTTGCTGAAGAATGTCTATACACAGAGAACGTAGGCCTTCACAGTGGACCCTGCCATGCTCACCAAACACAGCCCAACCCATCTGCCCTGAACCTGCAAGGCACTGCCACGAGCAAAACAGCCAACGGTATCTGTCCTGACTTCAGCCCCCGAGACCAAGATGGCGCACCAGATGCACTCCTCAAGAAACACAACTAA